The Nitrosomonas communis genome has a segment encoding these proteins:
- a CDS encoding transposase, with protein sequence MPAWRLKNELMRQMLNTCVLNAIKFRYILMDNWFASQENFEFILKKKKHFIAALKDNRLVALSREDKKQGRFVRISELGLTDKQAVRGWLRGFEQEVLLVRQIFTNKDGSTGWLNLVCSDLTCDGEYAATIYQKWWKVEEFHKSPKSNAGLRNRQPVR encoded by the coding sequence GTGCCAGCGTGGCGACTCAAAAATGAACTGATGCGACAGATGTTAAATACCTGTGTGCTGAATGCGATAAAGTTTCGTTATATCCTGATGGATAACTGGTTTGCGTCGCAAGAGAACTTTGAATTTATTTTGAAGAAAAAGAAGCACTTTATTGCTGCATTAAAAGACAATCGTCTGGTGGCGCTCAGTCGGGAAGACAAGAAACAAGGGCGCTTTGTACGGATCAGTGAACTGGGTTTAACGGATAAGCAAGCGGTGCGCGGCTGGCTGAGGGGCTTCGAACAGGAAGTGCTGTTAGTGCGGCAAATCTTTACAAACAAAGACGGCAGCACCGGTTGGTTGAATCTGGTGTGCAGTGATTTGACGTGCGATGGCGAATACGCCGCAACAATCTACCAGAAATGGTGGAAAGTTGAAGAATTTCATAAGTCTCCAAAATCCAATGCGGGATTGCGAAATCGCCAACCCGTACGGTAA
- a CDS encoding IS630 transposase-related protein, which yields MTYPILFRHKVLSVREKENLSIAQVAKRFGVGVASVMRWIKTPDPKTTRNKPATRINMEMLAQDIKNYPDAYQYERAKRLGVSKQGINHALKRLGVTYKKKPVSPQSQRKRAAYLPAKN from the coding sequence ATGACCTATCCGATATTATTTCGCCATAAAGTATTATCCGTTCGTGAGAAGGAGAACCTCTCAATCGCGCAAGTGGCCAAGCGTTTTGGTGTAGGGGTCGCCAGCGTGATGCGTTGGATCAAAACTCCCGATCCCAAGACCACCCGCAACAAACCTGCCACCAGGATCAACATGGAAATGTTGGCGCAGGACATCAAGAATTATCCGGACGCGTATCAGTACGAGCGCGCCAAACGGTTGGGTGTCAGCAAGCAAGGCATTAACCATGCTTTAAAGCGTCTGGGCGTGACTTATAAAAAAAAGCCTGTGTCACCCCAAAGCCAGCGAAAAAGAGCGGCGTATCTTCCAGCAAAAAATTGA
- a CDS encoding transposase produces the protein MEDYERAGRVIVYLDESGFAHDMPRTHGYAPVGERVHGVKDWHARGRTNVIGALIGKTLLTISLFIANITADIFYAWITQDLLPKLLPACVIVMDNATFHKRQDIQTAIANAGHTLEYLPPYSPDLNDIEPKWAQAKAIRKKEGCSIEQLFAAYEI, from the coding sequence ATTGAAGACTATGAGCGAGCAGGCCGCGTTATCGTCTACCTTGATGAAAGCGGCTTTGCGCACGACATGCCACGCACGCATGGCTATGCGCCAGTGGGTGAGCGCGTCCATGGCGTAAAAGACTGGCATGCACGAGGTCGAACCAATGTGATTGGCGCCCTGATCGGAAAGACGCTGCTGACTATAAGTCTGTTCATCGCCAATATCACCGCTGACATTTTCTATGCGTGGATAACGCAGGACCTGTTGCCTAAACTTTTGCCCGCTTGCGTGATTGTCATGGACAACGCAACCTTTCATAAACGGCAGGATATCCAAACCGCCATTGCCAATGCCGGGCATACACTTGAATACCTGCCGCCTTATTCCCCTGACTTAAATGACATTGAACCCAAATGGGCTCAGGCCAAAGCCATCAGAAAAAAGGAAGGTTGTTCCATCGAGCAGCTCTTTGCCGCTTATGAAATTTAA
- a CDS encoding IS630 family transposase: protein MTYPILFRHKVLSVREKENLSIAQVAKRFGVGVASVMRWIKTPDPKTTRNKPATRINMEMLAQDIKNYPDAHQYERAKRLGVSKQSINHALKRLSVTYKKSLCHPKASEEERRIFQQKIEDYERAGRVIVYLDKSGFAHDMPRTHGYAPVGERVHGVKNWHARGRTNVIGALIGKTLLTISLFIANITADIFYAWITHDLLPILLPACVIVMDNATFHKRQDIQTAIANAGHTLEYLPPYSPDLNDIEPKWAQAKAIRKREGCSIEQLFAAYEI, encoded by the coding sequence ATGACCTATCCGATATTATTTCGCCATAAAGTATTATCCGTTCGTGAGAAGGAGAACCTCTCAATCGCGCAAGTGGCCAAGCGTTTTGGTGTAGGGGTCGCCAGCGTGATGCGTTGGATCAAAACTCCCGATCCCAAGACCACCCGCAACAAACCTGCCACCAGGATCAACATGGAAATGCTGGCGCAGGACATCAAGAATTATCCGGACGCGCATCAGTACGAGCGCGCCAAACGGTTGGGTGTCAGCAAGCAAAGCATTAATCATGCTTTAAAGCGTCTGAGTGTGACTTATAAAAAAAGCCTGTGTCACCCCAAAGCCAGCGAAGAAGAGCGGCGTATCTTCCAGCAAAAAATTGAAGACTATGAGCGAGCAGGCCGCGTTATCGTCTACCTTGATAAAAGCGGCTTTGCGCACGACATGCCACGCACGCATGGCTATGCGCCAGTGGGTGAGCGCGTCCATGGCGTAAAAAACTGGCATGCACGAGGTCGAACCAATGTGATTGGCGCTCTCATCGGAAAGACGCTGCTGACCATAAGTCTGTTCATCGCCAATATCACCGCTGACATTTTCTATGCGTGGATAACGCACGACCTGTTGCCTATACTTCTGCCCGCTTGCGTGATTGTCATGGACAACGCAACCTTTCATAAACGGCAGGATATCCAAACCGCCATTGCCAATGCCGGGCATACACTTGAATACCTGCCGCCTTATTCCCCGGACTTAAATGACATTGAACCCAAATGGGCTCAGGCCAAAGCCATCAGAAAAAGGGAAGGTTGTTCCATCGAGCAGCTCTTTGCCGCTTATGAAATTTAA
- a CDS encoding transposase — protein sequence MFAPLLALIQQEQETGNSGQAWLIDSFPVALAKQGHRFNACVAKQLADSGYCSTRKLYYHGVRVHIIGRRQPGSLPIPEYIGVTGASDHDGKIFDQIRPQLHNNELYGDKAYQRPDAECIRRAQNLTVLTPVKKQKGQHHLEPQDQWLSTAVSRVRQPIEALFAWIEEKTGIECASKVRSYKGLMVHVFGKLAAALFFWNFLRVRS from the coding sequence GTGTTTGCACCCTTATTAGCACTGATTCAGCAAGAACAGGAAACCGGGAATTCCGGACAAGCTTGGCTGATCGATTCATTTCCAGTAGCGTTGGCCAAGCAGGGTCACCGGTTTAACGCGTGTGTAGCGAAACAGTTGGCGGATTCAGGTTACTGCTCAACCAGGAAATTGTACTATCATGGTGTGCGGGTTCATATCATAGGACGCCGTCAACCAGGCTCATTGCCGATCCCTGAGTACATTGGTGTAACCGGCGCTAGCGACCATGATGGCAAGATATTTGATCAGATTCGGCCACAATTGCACAACAACGAACTGTATGGGGATAAAGCTTATCAACGGCCTGACGCTGAATGCATCAGGCGAGCTCAGAATCTGACCGTCTTGACACCGGTTAAAAAACAAAAAGGGCAGCACCATCTGGAACCACAGGATCAATGGTTATCGACAGCGGTTTCTCGCGTTCGGCAACCGATTGAAGCCTTATTTGCCTGGATTGAAGAAAAAACAGGCATTGAATGTGCCAGCAAAGTTCGTTCTTATAAGGGACTGATGGTGCATGTCTTTGGAAAGCTGGCTGCGGCTCTGTTTTTTTGGAATTTTTTGAGAGTTAGATCTTAA
- a CDS encoding deoxynucleotide monophosphate kinase family protein, translating to MKLIGLNGAIGSGKSETARFLSDKYGYKEITFKAEFVRRIFLSLGICDRHPDYEIYLNLFYDQELKDKSNELLGGLTPREVKFSFSGWVRSIDPDAFVRPTELKIKTYSKLKTQSLLDIVVSDVRFENEAQLIKRNGGVIWRIERQNNPFKIKSSHESEKDLDQKYIDLTIHNDGSLDDLAIAVGDSLEAAVV from the coding sequence ATGAAATTAATCGGTTTAAACGGCGCAATCGGTTCTGGGAAGAGTGAAACAGCGCGGTTTCTTTCTGATAAATATGGTTATAAAGAGATCACGTTTAAAGCTGAGTTTGTCAGAAGAATATTTCTATCACTTGGTATTTGTGATCGTCATCCTGATTATGAAATATATCTCAATCTTTTCTATGATCAAGAGCTAAAGGATAAATCTAATGAATTACTAGGGGGGCTTACGCCTCGAGAAGTTAAGTTTTCATTTAGCGGTTGGGTTCGATCAATTGATCCTGATGCATTTGTTAGACCTACTGAGTTAAAAATAAAAACTTACTCAAAACTAAAAACACAATCTCTTCTTGATATCGTCGTTTCTGATGTTCGGTTTGAGAATGAAGCGCAGTTGATCAAAAGGAATGGCGGTGTTATCTGGAGGATCGAAAGACAAAACAATCCATTCAAAATTAAATCATCTCACGAATCAGAGAAAGATCTGGACCAGAAGTACATTGATCTTACTATCCACAATGATGGCAGTTTAGATGATCTGGCTATTGCTGTTGGGGATTCTTTGGAAGCGGCAGTAGTCTAA
- a CDS encoding ISNCY family transposase, which yields MKRTEWLQETRKMRFEEAYESYRKRSLTQSEAALLLGVCDRTFRRYMNRYDEDGLDALLDRRLVQVSHRRAPVDEVMRLVEHYRNRHMGWNAKHFYAWYRSGGGNRSHTWVKNRLQEAGLIEHTKKRGTHRKKRERAPLIGMMIHQDGSTHEWVLGQKWDLIVTMDDATSEHYSMFFVEEESTMSSFQGVQEVIEKHGLFASFYSDRGSHYWYTPEAGGKVDKQNLTQFGQAMKRLGIEMIAAYSPEARGRSERMFRTHQERLPKELVLAGITDMTAANRYLKEVYMPTFNAEFVQPASEEGSAFVPWIGGELADILCERHERVVGYDNCVSFEGLKLQIPADRHRCHYVKAKVIVLRYPNGQIAITHGPRKLATYDSSGKEIKLNSTVVA from the coding sequence ATGAAACGGACAGAATGGCTACAGGAGACCAGGAAGATGAGATTTGAAGAAGCGTATGAAAGCTATAGAAAAAGGAGCCTTACGCAATCGGAAGCGGCGTTATTGCTTGGAGTATGTGATCGCACATTCCGGCGCTATATGAACCGGTATGATGAGGATGGTTTGGATGCGTTATTAGATAGGCGTCTTGTGCAGGTATCACACCGACGGGCACCAGTAGATGAAGTCATGCGGTTGGTCGAGCACTATCGCAATCGCCACATGGGTTGGAATGCCAAGCACTTCTATGCCTGGTATCGTTCTGGCGGTGGTAATCGCAGTCATACGTGGGTTAAAAACCGGCTACAGGAAGCCGGACTGATTGAACATACCAAGAAGCGAGGCACGCACCGTAAGAAGCGTGAGCGGGCTCCTTTGATTGGTATGATGATTCATCAAGATGGCAGTACGCATGAATGGGTTTTGGGACAGAAATGGGATTTGATTGTCACGATGGATGATGCCACCAGTGAGCACTACTCGATGTTTTTCGTTGAGGAAGAAAGCACTATGAGCAGCTTCCAGGGCGTACAGGAAGTCATTGAGAAGCACGGGTTATTTGCCTCATTTTACTCCGATCGTGGCAGCCACTACTGGTACACGCCAGAAGCAGGAGGCAAGGTTGACAAACAGAATCTCACTCAATTTGGACAGGCCATGAAACGATTAGGAATCGAGATGATTGCAGCCTATTCGCCAGAAGCACGCGGACGCAGTGAACGCATGTTTCGCACGCACCAGGAACGTCTGCCTAAAGAACTAGTATTAGCTGGGATTACCGATATGACAGCAGCTAATCGGTATCTGAAAGAAGTCTATATGCCTACTTTCAATGCCGAGTTCGTACAACCGGCATCCGAGGAAGGTAGTGCTTTTGTACCATGGATTGGTGGAGAGCTTGCGGACATCCTCTGTGAGCGTCATGAGCGCGTTGTTGGCTATGATAACTGTGTTAGCTTTGAAGGTTTAAAGCTTCAAATCCCGGCAGATCGTCATCGCTGCCATTATGTGAAAGCAAAAGTCATCGTACTGCGCTATCCAAATGGACAAATAGCTATCACGCACGGCCCAAGGAAGCTTGCGACATATGATTCGTCTGGCAAGGAAATAAAACTGAACAGTACAGTTGTTGCGTAA
- a CDS encoding phage/plasmid replication domain-containing protein yields MTDILDSIPTRYRMTAAAWLAGEDLRTIMSNGTLYRHAKILREYGLDITEPCNVTKFPTKVHVVELKPVFSS; encoded by the coding sequence ATGACCGACATACTAGATTCTATACCTACTCGCTACCGTATGACGGCTGCCGCTTGGTTGGCAGGTGAAGATTTACGTACCATCATGTCAAACGGAACCCTTTACCGACACGCCAAGATTCTACGTGAATATGGTCTTGATATAACCGAACCGTGCAACGTCACTAAATTCCCCACCAAGGTTCACGTCGTCGAGCTTAAACCAGTTTTCTCCTCCTGA
- a CDS encoding transposase encodes MIHFIWDLLYDSNGARCTTMADAKRLYRHHIRKQWQSIQGTRYRYRLLDVGLNLASSLDEAPQWVPYRLLFVKGTTADNAATSGKHDWTLFITTDTTIEASRILEIYALRWGIEVYFKESKRHLGLLMEQNQ; translated from the coding sequence TTGATTCATTTTATATGGGATCTGCTATATGACAGTAATGGCGCGCGATGCACTACCATGGCAGATGCCAAGAGACTATATCGCCATCATATTCGCAAGCAGTGGCAAAGCATTCAGGGAACACGTTATCGCTACAGATTGCTGGATGTTGGACTTAATCTCGCCTCATCTCTCGATGAAGCGCCACAATGGGTTCCCTACCGACTGCTCTTTGTTAAAGGAACCACGGCAGATAATGCAGCAACATCTGGCAAACATGACTGGACGCTATTTATCACTACGGATACCACAATAGAAGCAAGCCGTATTCTGGAAATCTATGCGCTGCGTTGGGGTATTGAGGTTTACTTCAAAGAAAGCAAACGCCACCTTGGTCTGTTGATGGAGCAGAACCAGTAG
- a CDS encoding transposase, translating into MGEKDFEEKGAAKAVSNAVQEMEQSAEEMCLSTPGGRFHVRWDENGSATAMGQLAFFSEFLEVTGLFARWVEGCPLSYTSPNAPAVVDLLGTWLLSILDGQRRYAHIAGLPGDEVAPEILGMGKIVSDESLRRALSALAPGLPKRCDESQRAVCLAQLMKSTSWMDTALSESTREALNTAWILDADSSVKLLYGRQTGAEIGYNPSKPGRPSHTLHTYWISNVRLVLDVEVQSGKSHAAKHSLPRLRQLIEDLALEKRPALVRGDSAFGNEGVMAGMEQINQRYLFKLRQTAGIKHLIERKWQQNQWQPWGKALTQ; encoded by the coding sequence ATGGGTGAAAAGGATTTTGAGGAAAAAGGAGCGGCAAAGGCGGTAAGTAACGCCGTGCAGGAGATGGAGCAATCTGCAGAGGAGATGTGTTTGTCGACTCCTGGTGGTCGATTTCACGTGCGCTGGGATGAAAACGGAAGTGCCACAGCCATGGGTCAGTTGGCATTTTTTTCTGAATTCCTGGAAGTTACCGGCTTATTTGCCCGTTGGGTAGAAGGATGCCCGCTTTCTTACACGAGTCCTAATGCGCCTGCTGTGGTTGATTTACTGGGTACCTGGTTGCTCTCCATTCTTGATGGGCAGCGACGCTATGCCCACATCGCCGGGCTACCAGGAGACGAAGTGGCTCCTGAGATACTTGGCATGGGCAAGATTGTCAGCGATGAGAGCTTGCGTCGCGCGCTGAGTGCGCTTGCGCCAGGTTTACCCAAACGTTGCGATGAATCGCAACGTGCTGTCTGCCTGGCTCAACTGATGAAGAGTACAAGCTGGATGGATACAGCGCTCAGCGAGAGTACTCGTGAAGCCTTGAATACTGCCTGGATTCTTGACGCTGATAGCAGCGTCAAGCTGTTATATGGCCGTCAAACAGGTGCTGAGATCGGCTACAATCCTAGCAAGCCGGGACGGCCAAGCCACACCTTGCATACGTATTGGATTAGCAATGTTCGTCTGGTGCTTGATGTTGAAGTGCAAAGCGGTAAATCTCATGCTGCCAAACATAGCCTACCCCGTCTGCGGCAGTTAATCGAAGACTTGGCTCTTGAAAAGCGTCCTGCGTTGGTGCGTGGCGACAGTGCTTTTGGCAATGAAGGCGTGATGGCTGGAATGGAACAGATTAATCAGCGTTATCTGTTCAAACTGCGCCAGACTGCTGGAATTAAACATTTGATCGAGCGGAAATGGCAGCAAAACCAGTGGCAGCCGTGGGGCAAGGCTTTGACGCAGTAG
- a CDS encoding IS3 family transposase, whose translation MIEPHGKLSQTRQCQLLDLARSTYYYQPQPISNADLVLLRMMDEQYLKTPQYGSRSYATWFQRQGIMLGRKKASSLMKTLGIVSIAPKPRTSISSKQHKVYPYLLRELVINKPNQVWAADITYVPMEKGFGYLVAIIDWHSRKVLSWRLSNTLDTDFCTQALEAAIQDYGCPQIMNTDQGVQFTSEAFTSILKDHHIQISMDGKGCYYDNIFVERLWRTVKYELLYTREFNNLKEIKQNLSTWFEWYNQERFHQSLDRLTPDEIYYSDPRIDRVA comes from the coding sequence ATGATTGAGCCCCATGGCAAACTTAGTCAAACTCGTCAATGTCAGCTGCTGGATCTGGCGCGCTCAACTTATTATTATCAACCGCAACCAATCAGTAATGCTGATCTGGTTCTGCTGCGCATGATGGATGAACAGTACTTAAAGACGCCACAATATGGCTCACGCAGTTATGCTACCTGGTTTCAGCGCCAGGGAATCATGTTAGGGCGCAAGAAAGCCTCTTCCTTAATGAAGACACTCGGTATTGTCAGCATAGCTCCAAAACCCAGGACCAGCATCTCAAGCAAACAGCATAAGGTCTATCCTTATCTGCTTAGAGAACTTGTCATTAATAAACCCAATCAGGTTTGGGCTGCCGACATAACCTATGTCCCCATGGAGAAAGGCTTTGGCTATCTGGTTGCCATCATCGACTGGCATTCGCGTAAGGTGTTGAGCTGGCGCTTGTCCAATACCTTGGATACTGACTTTTGTACTCAGGCGCTGGAGGCAGCCATCCAGGATTATGGCTGTCCACAGATCATGAATACCGACCAGGGCGTACAGTTTACCAGCGAAGCATTTACCTCCATACTAAAAGATCATCATATTCAGATCAGCATGGATGGCAAGGGGTGCTACTATGACAACATTTTTGTTGAACGACTTTGGCGGACAGTTAAGTATGAGCTTTTATATACCAGAGAATTCAATAATCTGAAGGAGATAAAGCAGAATTTATCCACATGGTTTGAATGGTACAATCAAGAACGATTTCATCAAAGCCTTGACCGTCTTACGCCTGATGAAATCTACTATAGTGATCCAAGAATTGATCGGGTTGCCTGA
- a CDS encoding IS3 family transposase, which yields MSKKRIQYSSEFKAKLALAAIRGDETVPQLAARYNVHPTQINSWKRQLIEQAAELFCKNNTAANKEQPTTDDLHRVIGQLAVERDFLARKLNH from the coding sequence ATGAGTAAAAAGCGCATACAATATTCGAGCGAATTCAAAGCAAAACTAGCGCTGGCAGCGATACGTGGTGATGAAACTGTCCCCCAATTAGCAGCGCGTTATAATGTACATCCCACGCAGATCAATAGCTGGAAACGGCAACTCATTGAGCAAGCTGCCGAGCTGTTTTGTAAAAATAATACTGCCGCCAATAAGGAGCAGCCTACAACAGATGACCTGCACCGGGTTATTGGTCAATTGGCGGTAGAACGCGATTTTTTAGCAAGAAAGCTCAATCATTAA
- a CDS encoding IS630 family transposase gives MKKSLCHPKASEEERRIFQKKIEDYERAGRVIVYLDESGFAHDMPRTHGYAPVGERVHGVKDWHARGRINVIGALIGKTLLTISLFIANICADIFYAWITQDLLPILLPACVIVMDNATFHKRQDIQTAIANAGHTLEYLPPYSPDLNDIESKWAQAKAIRKREGCSIEQLFEVVPKNCTGC, from the coding sequence ATAAAAAAAAGCCTGTGTCACCCCAAAGCCAGCGAAGAAGAGCGGCGTATCTTCCAGAAAAAAATTGAAGACTATGAGCGAGCAGGCCGCGTTATCGTCTACCTTGATGAAAGCGGCTTTGCGCACGACATGCCACGCACGCATGGCTATGCGCCAGTGGGTGAGCGCGTCCATGGCGTAAAAGACTGGCATGCACGAGGTCGAATCAATGTGATTGGCGCTCTCATCGGAAAGACGCTGCTGACCATAAGTCTGTTCATCGCCAATATCTGCGCTGACATTTTCTATGCGTGGATAACACAGGACCTGTTGCCTATACTTCTGCCCGCTTGCGTGATTGTCATGGACAACGCAACCTTTCATAAACGGCAGGATATCCAAACCGCCATTGCCAATGCCGGGCATACACTTGAATACCTGCCGCCTTATTCCCCGGACTTAAATGACATTGAATCCAAATGGGCTCAGGCCAAAGCCATCAGAAAAAGGGAAGGGTGTTCCATCGAGCAGCTCTTTGAAGTGGTACCCAAAAACTGTACAGGTTGTTAA
- a CDS encoding IS630 transposase-related protein yields MTYPILFRRKVLSVREKENLSIAQVAKRFGVGVASVMRWIKTPDPKTTRNKPATKINMEMLAQDIKNYPDAYQYERAKRLGVSKQGINHALKRLGVTYKKKPVSPQSQRRRAAYLPEKN; encoded by the coding sequence ATGACCTATCCGATATTATTTCGCCGTAAAGTATTATCCGTTCGAGAGAAGGAGAACCTCTCAATCGCGCAAGTGGCCAAGCGTTTTGGTGTAGGTGTGGCCAGCGTGATGCGTTGGATCAAAACTCCCGATCCCAAGACCACCCGCAACAAACCTGCCACCAAGATCAACATGGAAATGTTGGCGCAGGACATCAAGAATTATCCGGACGCGTATCAGTACGAGCGCGCCAAACGGTTGGGTGTCAGCAAGCAAGGCATTAACCATGCTTTAAAGCGTCTGGGCGTGACTTATAAAAAAAAGCCTGTGTCACCCCAAAGCCAGCGAAGAAGAGCGGCGTATCTTCCAGAAAAAAATTGA